A DNA window from Candidatus Desulfatibia profunda contains the following coding sequences:
- a CDS encoding diguanylate cyclase, whose product METISPKTYAEILETINEGIRMLDKQWNIIYANQALCTLLGYDRNELIGMSVFDLYPEKDRNKVKNLYADRMKGQSSRYESTFITKTGQSLHVEVAATPIFNDQGEFKGSFTIVHDITERKQFEAGLRKLSITDSLSGLFNHRHFHMVLADELSRARRYKRHLSLICFDLDHFKQFNDCLGHLEGDNIIRLVGQNLSVIMRSTDRSFRYGGDEFMILLPETTISNAYVSAEKLRKHFNANWPFTEVCWKSNLNQVTLSLGVAEADSQDKTDTLIKRADLAMYEAKRAGGNRTVAAAFTIGTANGLNFS is encoded by the coding sequence ATGGAAACCATTTCACCGAAAACGTATGCAGAGATCCTGGAAACGATTAATGAGGGAATTCGGATGCTTGACAAGCAATGGAATATTATTTACGCCAATCAGGCCCTGTGCACGTTACTCGGTTATGACCGCAACGAATTAATCGGCATGTCGGTTTTTGATCTTTACCCTGAAAAAGACAGAAATAAGGTGAAAAACCTTTATGCGGATCGCATGAAAGGTCAATCCTCACGATATGAAAGCACCTTTATCACCAAGACCGGTCAAAGTTTACATGTGGAAGTCGCCGCCACGCCTATTTTTAACGATCAGGGTGAATTCAAAGGCAGCTTTACCATTGTCCATGATATTACCGAACGCAAGCAATTTGAGGCCGGACTGCGGAAACTGTCGATCACAGACAGTCTTTCCGGTCTTTTCAACCATCGTCATTTTCATATGGTTCTGGCGGATGAGTTGAGCAGAGCCCGGCGATATAAACGGCACTTAAGCCTGATCTGTTTTGACCTCGATCACTTCAAACAATTTAACGACTGCTTGGGGCACCTGGAGGGCGACAACATTATCCGCCTGGTCGGTCAAAACTTGAGCGTCATCATGCGAAGTACGGACCGGTCTTTTCGCTACGGCGGAGACGAATTCATGATTTTGCTCCCGGAGACAACCATCTCCAATGCGTATGTTTCCGCTGAAAAGCTGCGCAAGCATTTTAATGCCAACTGGCCGTTTACGGAAGTCTGCTGGAAATCCAATTTAAATCAGGTAACTCTCAGTCTGGGCGTTGCCGAGGCCGATTCTCAGGATAAGACCGATACCCTGATCAAACGAGCCGATCTGGCCATGTATGAAGCCAAGCGGGCCGGCGGCAATCGTACGGTGGCTGCCGCTTTTACCATCGGCACAGCCAACGGCCTGAATTTTTCATAA
- a CDS encoding alpha/beta hydrolase translates to MKQSSSNNTNIASSIFYVDVGGCALRVKRIEPSVAVAAESNPMLVFLHEGLGCIELWRDFPETVCVSTGCAGLVYDRKGYGGSDAYKGPWPLDYLHKESQTYLPGLLQACDITKAVLIGHSDGGTIGLMTVAMHGERICGVITEAAHIFVEDITLEGIRRAVKAFESTELKDKLARYHGENTETVFRRWADRWLSPEFYDWNIKDYLPRITCPLLVLQGQDDEYGTAAQVEGIAALVSGPVATKLIADCGHVPHFQAKETVLDEVTRFIKARIL, encoded by the coding sequence ATGAAACAATCCTCGTCAAATAACACGAACATTGCATCTTCCATCTTTTATGTTGATGTCGGCGGCTGTGCGCTTAGGGTCAAGAGGATCGAGCCTTCGGTCGCTGTGGCGGCCGAGAGCAATCCCATGCTGGTTTTTTTGCATGAAGGACTCGGCTGTATCGAGCTCTGGCGGGATTTCCCTGAAACGGTTTGTGTGTCTACCGGCTGTGCAGGTCTGGTATACGACCGCAAAGGATACGGCGGCTCCGATGCCTATAAAGGGCCCTGGCCGCTGGACTATTTACATAAAGAATCACAAACGTATCTGCCCGGATTGTTGCAAGCGTGCGATATAACCAAGGCCGTCCTCATCGGGCACAGCGACGGCGGCACCATCGGATTGATGACCGTCGCAATGCACGGCGAACGGATATGCGGCGTGATTACGGAAGCGGCCCATATTTTTGTGGAAGACATCACCCTCGAGGGCATCCGCAGGGCGGTCAAAGCCTTTGAATCCACCGAATTAAAGGACAAGCTGGCCCGCTATCACGGCGAAAATACCGAAACCGTTTTCCGCCGCTGGGCCGACCGCTGGCTTTCACCGGAATTTTACGATTGGAATATCAAAGACTATCTTCCGCGCATCACCTGCCCGCTGCTGGTGCTCCAGGGCCAGGACGACGAATACGGCACCGCCGCCCAGGTTGAAGGCATCGCTGCTCTGGTATCCGGACCGGTGGCGACGAAATTGATTGCCGACTGCGGCCACGTACCCCATTTTCAGGCAAAAGAAACGGTGCTTGACGAAGTGACCCGTTTTATCAAAGCACGTATCCTTTAA